ATTAACGGTGAAGATTCATCTGTAACTGTTCAGTATGATAAGAAATTAAAATCACTTAATGAGCTTGAAGATCTCCAAATCTTCACGAATAAAGGGCCTGTCGCTCTAAGTGACATTGCAGAAGTGAAACGTGTAGAAGATGTGTCATCCATACAAAAATTGGATGGAAAAATATTTGCTCGTGTTTCTGCACAAATTTTAGGACAAAACATACAGAAAGTATCAAGTGATGTTATTAATGGTGTTAAATCAGATGTTGACCTTCCTGAAGGTGTCTCTCTTGAAGGTGGTGGCGGAAGTGATGAAACGACTGAAACATTCCAACAACTTGGTCTTGCCATGCTTGTTGCGATTGGTCTTGTGTACTTAACCATGTTAATTACATTCGGTAAAGCTCGCATTCCGTTTATCATTCTTTCATCACTCATCTTCGTTCCGATTGGGTCTATTGGAGGACTATGGTTGGCGGATGAACCTTTATCCATTAGTGCAATGATTGGTGTACTCATGTTGATTGGTATTGTCACAACAAATGCCATCGTACTCGTTGATCGTATTGGTCAGAACCGATTCGAAAAAGGTATGATGATCCGAGAAGCGTTATTGGAAGCTGGTAAAACTAGATTGAGACCAATCTTGATGACCGCTTTCGCGACAATAGCAGCGCTCTTACCTTTAGCATTTACGACTTCCACTGGAACATTGATCTCTAAAGGACTCGCAATTGTCGTAATCGGTGGTTTGACGACTTCCACATTCCTGACATTGATCATCGTGCCAGTCATCTATGAGCTCTTCTTCTTCAAACAAGCACGGAAAGAACGAAAACAAGAATTGAACGCATAATAATACAGGCTGATCCACCGCTTCGAGCGGAGATCAGCCTTGTTTGTATTCATTAATTCCGTGATATTGATTGATGAATATAAAGATACCGAACCTTTATATTCGTTCCGCGAAATCCCGTATTCCGTTTTTTGGCGGTACAATTGATAATCTTGTACATAAGAAAGGAGTGCACACAATCGGCACTCCTCATTTTTGTTCATTTAAACGTAGCCATAAATTTCTTGTCAATCTTGTTTTTCAGTTTCCACGCTAACTTACCGGAAGTACAAAAGGATCCATATCGTAAATAAGCACGTCTTTCGCCAGTTGATAAGATTGTCAGGTAACGTTTTTGTGGTTGGAAATGGTACCCTTCGCCCGATTGGAGGAATCCTTTCAGGTTGTCCCAAAGCACACCACCTTGACGTACAGCCATCACACCATTTCGCGGTAGATCCGGATGGTTTTGGATCGTTACACCATTACCCGATCCGAATATGAAAGGGTATTGTTTCACTTGTAACGTATCCTCCACGAGTAAATAACCTTCTTTATCAATTGGAAGCTTTGAACTCTTATATAACTTAGGTGCTTCTGAACCCGTCATCCATAACAGTGAATCGTACGAAACCGATTCTCCATTCATATGAACCTTGCTTTCTTTTATCCGTTCAACACGTTCATTTTCGTGTAGACGAATTCCAGCTTGTATGATCTTTGCTTTTAATGTTTTTTTGCAACGATCATCACTCGATTCCCCGTACAAAGCTGAGGAACTAATCAACCTCACCGTTCCATCATCATTATTTTTCTTTTTCCATGATTGGATTGAGAAACTCAGCTCAATACCTGCTGCTCCTCCTCCAACAATGACAACGTCTCCTCGTTTACTTGCTTCATCACCGAGTTCTTTAATCTGTTCTTTTCTGTTCAAGTGAAATATTTGATCGGAATCTGGTAATTCCGATACGCCTTTTCTTTTTGTACCAATATCAAACGATAGGACGTCAAAGTTTAATATATCTCCTTTTTCAGTTAGAACCATTTTCTGTTTCGCATCGACACTCAGAGCCGTCCCTTCAACAAATTGAATACCGGCTTTCTCACAGAGTGTTTGTAAATCAATTTCTAATTCATCCAATTGATATATGCCTTCCACATATCCTGAAAACATACCAGAGTAATAATAAGTTCGAGTAGGGTTAAGTAAAGTGACTTCACAGTCTGCAAATTGGTCTTGTTTAAATTTCTTCAATAAAGAAAGGTGGGCATGGCCACCTCCGATAAGCAATAATTTCTTTGTCATACGATCTCCTCAAATCTCATCACCTAGTCAAATAGCTCTGTCAAATCGCTTACGACATGATCAGGGGTGACGCCAAGTTCGTCCATTATACCACCGGAACGGTTCACCCATGCAACCTGGAAACCGAACGTCTTTGCACCAGCGATGTCCCATGTGTTTGAAGATAAGAATAACACTTCTTCACGCTCTACGCCAAGTTGCTCTAGTGCGTGCAAGTAGGATGAAGGATGAGGTTTGAATTGTTTAATGCCATTCACTGAAATCAACTGATTGAAATAACCTTGAAAATGGTGATGCTCGATCAACGGATGCAGCATCTCCTCTGATCCATTTGAGAAAACGGCTAATTGATACCCTTCTAACTGCGAAAGAATACCTTCCACTTCCTTATACGGTTCTAACTTCAAATAAGCATCCAGCAGTTTCTCTTCTTTTGTTTCAGTCAATTCAACATCTTCTACCATACATGCATAGGTCAAAGCATCCTTAGTAATTTCCCAAAACGGCCGATAGTTTCCCATAAGCCCTCTTAAGAAAGAATACTCTAACTGCTTCTTTCTCCAGATTTCACTAATTTTCTGCCCTCGTTCAGGAAACTGTCTTTCGCACTCTTTTATTACGGAATGTACATCAAAGAGTGTCCCGTAAACGTCAAACACGATTGCTTTAATATTTTGATCGGACATCAATTAATCACTCACTTTTTTCCATTATTGTTCATCCGTTCGAATTGAAAACATTGCAAAGAGCTTTTTCCTAAATAGAATCGGTAACGAGGTAAGAACGATTAGACTGACGATTGACAAAATGAGAAGTTCATTACCGCCTGAGTACGAACTGCTTCCTAGACCACAATAAATGAATGCACCCGGTATAACACCTAGTACCGTTGCAAAAAGATAATCACGCATTCGAATATTAGATACAGCACTTAAGTACGTCACTAGTTCGAAATGTAAAAACGGGATCAACCGTAAAATGAGCAAAATGATAAATCCTTTATCCTCAATTTCTTTGCGAAGTTCGGCATACTTCTCAGACGATGAAATTTTTCCTAATGAAAAACCAAGATTTCGAACAGCCAAGTATGATAATAACGCCCCAAGAGTTGTTCCAATTATCGTCAACAAGAATCCGTACCAAAATCCGAATGCGAGTCCACCAACCAATGCTAATAAGGAAGATGGAAATAGAATAAACGGTCTTAAAGCGAAAACCACTAAGTATACCCCTGGTGCAACCCACCCGAAACTCATCACCCAATTCCGAATCTCTTCTGGCGGGATTTTAAAGAAAGTCTGGTTCAACCAAATGAAAGCAACTATGATTACGATGATGATTCCAATCTTCTTAACCCATTTTCTTTTGTCCATTTATCTACCTCGTTTTTGAATTCTATTGATTGAACGACAAGACTTTAATAGTAATCTTCCCTTTACACGCTTGAAGCTAAACGTTCAAGACCTTGCTGTTAAACGAAAAAGACCGCCGAACTCCTCAAAGTTAGGCGGTCACTTCATACGATGTTTCCTTCTACCTTAAGTATAACCCTTAAAATCTCTAAATAACAGACTGTTTTTTACACAATTTACCTCTTAAGATTAATACTACATGAAGGGGGAATGCCTTTGTTTATTGAAGTCTGGAAAAATACGAATTTACGAGTATATTTTGTAGGACGGTTCCATTGAGCGAGGTTTATTGTATATTGGAATAATTACGCTCATACCATTCCTATTATCTACTTTTCGTTTTCCTGATCGAACACATCAACGTGTTGAAGAAAAATTTTCAGGACACCCCCACATGTAACGCCAAATACCCGAAACCTATTAGCACAACCCCCTTAAAAGTTATTATTAGAAAGGACACTTTTGATGTAGCATCCCCTGCATCTCAAGTGTCCTTTTTCTGTACTTATAAAGTTTATGTGCTCAATTCAAGTTTTACTTCATTCCGTATTTGTTGTCTTGCTCTGTACAATCTTGATTTGACTGTACCAATTGGTAATTTCAAATGTTGGGCTATGCTCTCTTCTTTCATTCCATCCTTATACTTCAATAAAAATACTGTTTTAAGCGCTGGTTTGAGTTGAAGAATTTCTTGTACAATCTCCTCTTTCAACCAAATCTTCTCAACTTCGGTCTCGACATTGTTCTGTCCTTTTGAGTTATCTGAGAAAAGAAGATCATCAACTAAAATCATTCCGATTCGCTTCTCTTTTCTGATGAGGTCAATAGCCGTTCTTGATGCGATGGTTGATAACCAGGCACCCATTTTTTCTATATCTAGAATGGAGTCAATCTTACTTAACGCTTTAATGAATGTTTCTTGCACGATATCTTCTGCCAAGTAAGCATCCTTCGTAATCTTAATCGCGACCTTGAACACCTTCTCAGCGAACGCCTCATATAGGTCATTGAAATCTACTCCTTGCACATTCAGTTGTACAGCCACTTTTCTCACCTCAACCTATTCAAAATGTTTCTTCACGAAGTCAGGGACATCACTTGGATAAAAACTTCTTATATCGCGATTACCATTCTTATAATGGAATAAAATTACATATGGATTTGCACCAAGGTGTCCGGCTGAATTTT
This Pseudalkalibacillus berkeleyi DNA region includes the following protein-coding sequences:
- a CDS encoding haloacid dehalogenase type II, with product MSDQNIKAIVFDVYGTLFDVHSVIKECERQFPERGQKISEIWRKKQLEYSFLRGLMGNYRPFWEITKDALTYACMVEDVELTETKEEKLLDAYLKLEPYKEVEGILSQLEGYQLAVFSNGSEEMLHPLIEHHHFQGYFNQLISVNGIKQFKPHPSSYLHALEQLGVEREEVLFLSSNTWDIAGAKTFGFQVAWVNRSGGIMDELGVTPDHVVSDLTELFD
- a CDS encoding RNA polymerase sigma factor, whose amino-acid sequence is MAVQLNVQGVDFNDLYEAFAEKVFKVAIKITKDAYLAEDIVQETFIKALSKIDSILDIEKMGAWLSTIASRTAIDLIRKEKRIGMILVDDLLFSDNSKGQNNVETEVEKIWLKEEIVQEILQLKPALKTVFLLKYKDGMKEESIAQHLKLPIGTVKSRLYRARQQIRNEVKLELST
- a CDS encoding FAD-dependent oxidoreductase, with protein sequence MTKKLLLIGGGHAHLSLLKKFKQDQFADCEVTLLNPTRTYYYSGMFSGYVEGIYQLDELEIDLQTLCEKAGIQFVEGTALSVDAKQKMVLTEKGDILNFDVLSFDIGTKRKGVSELPDSDQIFHLNRKEQIKELGDEASKRGDVVIVGGGAAGIELSFSIQSWKKKNNDDGTVRLISSSALYGESSDDRCKKTLKAKIIQAGIRLHENERVERIKESKVHMNGESVSYDSLLWMTGSEAPKLYKSSKLPIDKEGYLLVEDTLQVKQYPFIFGSGNGVTIQNHPDLPRNGVMAVRQGGVLWDNLKGFLQSGEGYHFQPQKRYLTILSTGERRAYLRYGSFCTSGKLAWKLKNKIDKKFMATFK
- a CDS encoding TVP38/TMEM64 family protein, encoding MDKRKWVKKIGIIIVIIVAFIWLNQTFFKIPPEEIRNWVMSFGWVAPGVYLVVFALRPFILFPSSLLALVGGLAFGFWYGFLLTIIGTTLGALLSYLAVRNLGFSLGKISSSEKYAELRKEIEDKGFIILLILRLIPFLHFELVTYLSAVSNIRMRDYLFATVLGVIPGAFIYCGLGSSSYSGGNELLILSIVSLIVLTSLPILFRKKLFAMFSIRTDEQ